The Aedes aegypti strain LVP_AGWG chromosome 3, AaegL5.0 Primary Assembly, whole genome shotgun sequence genome contains a region encoding:
- the LOC110677696 gene encoding uncharacterized protein LOC110677696, producing the protein MVKIAKRRKSISAVRHTEETIQKCMEYVKSGKKSMYAACKLLKLPMSTVRYRMSDRWKHKNVSGPRSVLTKEEEQQIVDWLIGMQERGYPITKNGLKFKVGEFLSANPRETPFKNNRPGRKWFGAFMRRNPGFSLRTPETVSSASARVSEGDIRGWFRSIRGWLEKHDMLEILDCPERVFNGDETSFYLHPKSKEVLARTGSRNVYEVEQAPGKQNVTVMFAFSAAGCIVPPHVILPGKRLRKEVIAGFPDAWGIGQSERGWMDVNNFRSYIQNILHPFLVQQNVVFPVIFFVDGHASHKSLEVADLCLSLGIVLISLYPNTTHITQPADVAVFKPLKDEWRRGVEQWRSDHHGEILTLVHFGFVDCVHLNLIMWTTASVSRGHAMLPKNLRPRITKLIRQLNWHLHHYHLNMIHSPLLIYNPPR; encoded by the exons ATGGTTAAAATTGCTAAGCGACGTAAGAGTATCAGCGCAGTGAGACACACGGAGGAGACGATTCAAAAATGCATGGAATATGTTAAATCCGGAAAGAAATCCATGTATGCGGCCTGTAAGCTACTAAAGCTGCCCATGTCCACAGTGCGATATAGAATGAGTGATCGATGGAAGCATAAAAACGTTTCGGGACCTCGATCCGTTTTGACAAAGGAGGAGGAACAACAGATTGTTGACTGGCTGATTGGGATGCAAGAGCGCGGGTACCCGATTACAAAGAACGGTTTGAAATTCAAAGTTGGAGAGTTTTTATCAGCTAATCCACGGGAGACACCATTCAAAAACAATCGCCCTG GACGCAAATGGTTCGGTGCATTTATGCGTCGTAATCCAGGGTTTTCTCTGCGGACTCCGGAAACAGTGTCTTCTGCAAGCGCCAGAGTTAGCGAGGGAGATATTCGAGGCTGGTTTCGCTCCATTAGGGGCTGGCTTGAGAAGCATGATATGTTGGAGATTTTGGATTGCCCGGAGCGTGTTTTTAATGGAGATGAAACATCCTTTTACTTACATCCAAAGTCCAAAGAAGTGCTCGCCAGGACTGGATCGCGCAACGTCTATGAGGTCGAACAAGCACCAGGAAAGCAAAACGTTACGGTTATGTTTGCTTTTAGCGCTGCTGGATGTATTGTACCTCCTCATGTCATCTTGCCAGGGAAACGCCTCCGCAAAGAAGTTATTGCAGGATTTCCGGACGCCTGGGGGATTGGCCAAAGCGAAAGAGGTTGGATGGATGTGAACAATTTTCGTTCTTACATCCAGAACATCCTTCATCCTTTCCTAGTACAACAGAATGTAGTGTTCCCTGTTATTTTTTTCGTCGACGGCCACGCATCCCACAAGTCTTTGGAAGTAGCAGACCTTTGCCTATCGCTAGGAATAGTATTAATTTCCCTTTATCCGAACACAACCCACATAACACAACCTGCAGACGTCGCGGTGTTTAAACCGCTGAAGGATGAATGGAGACGAGGAGTAGAACAGTGGCGTTCAGACCATCATGGAGAAATCCTAACATTGGTACATTTCG GGTTTGTGGATTGTGTCCATTTGAACCTGATAATGTGGACTACAGCAAGTGTATCGCGCGGACATGCAATGCTCCCGAAGAATCTGAGGCCTCGAATCACGAAATTGATCCGCCAGCTGAATTGGCACCTTCACCATTATCACCTCAACATGATTCATTCACCACTGTTGATCTACAATCCTCCACGCTGA